From the genome of Pelodiscus sinensis isolate JC-2024 chromosome 12, ASM4963464v1, whole genome shotgun sequence, one region includes:
- the LOC142831111 gene encoding uncharacterized protein LOC142831111 isoform X2, with protein sequence MESRRLPVEVITYILSFLPLADRKEASLVNRTWYFAARDSLRQPETLRQAQRALTHLQELDLAGLRHLSDLSFNRLTSCTPSLARLSLARCHLAFEWDPSRGAHSSPALLSFRNLLRFLKEQAGSLRALDLSGTSLTSPALGSLVRVGGLRLQELTLQHCGDLSDEAVGLLCTHQPQLTALDLTGCAELCDRAALALSTGLPALRSLRLGKLPRLTDGAFLRVAELRSLRSLDVAECSRVSGRELVKACSSPERRPPLASLSFAFCSLLTDSAVLSLARSLSGSLRALDLSSCISITDASLRAVSSHLPRLTVLRLAWCKELTDGGLLGVEEPRENLKPEPTACSDSTWTQAPQQPRASLAALWQLQELDLTACSKLTDTSITQVIRFPALRRLSLGLLPELTDASLGAVAGGCPSLEQLSMSHCGRLTDAGFVAAASSLRRLQDLALAGCSQLTGRTLAALGRECRQLKSLDVSMCHGISMADIECFQAHSPLQPGVQSRFVGGADLSFTL encoded by the exons ATGGAGTCCCGAAGGCTCCCGGTGGAG gTCATCACCTACATCCTCAGCTTCTTGCCCCTTGCCGACAGGAAGGAGGCCTCGCTGGTGAATCGGACCTGGTACTTTGCAGCCCGGGACTCCCTGCGGCAG CCCGAGACCCTGCGTCAGGCCCAGCGCGCCCTCACCCACCTCCAGGAGCTGGACCTGGCCGGCCTGCGGCACCTGTCAGATCTCAGCTTCAACCGGCTGACGAGCTGCACCCCGAGCCTGGCCCGGCTGTCGCTGGCTCGCTGCCACCTCGCCTTCGAGTGGGACCCCTCCCGCGGGGCCCACAGCTCCCCCGCCCTGCTGTCCTTCCGCAACCTCCTGCGCTTCctgaaggagcaggctggcagcctcCGGGCCTTGGACTTGAGCGGCACCAGCCTCACCTCGCCGGCTCTGGGATCCCTGGTTCGTGTGGGGGGGCTGCGCCTCCAGGAGCTCACGCTGCAGCACTGCGGCGACCTCTCCGACGAGGCCGTCGGCCTCCTCTGCACGCACCAGCCTCAGCTGACCGCGCTGGACCTCACCGGGTGCGCAGAGCTGTGCGACCGGGCCGCCCTGGCGCTGTCCACGGGCCTGCCAGCCCTGCGGAGCTTGCGGCTCGGGAAGCTCCCGCGGCTGACGGACGGGGCCTTCCTGCGCGTGGCTGAGCTGCGGAGCCTGCGGAGCCTGGATGTGGCCGAGTGCAGCCGAGTGAGCGGGCGCGAGCTGGTGaaagcctgctcctcccccgagCGCCGGCCTCCCCTGGCCTCCCTCAGCTTTGCCTTCTGCTCTCTGCTCACG GACAGCGCTGTCCTCTCGCTGGCCCGGTCCCTGAGCGGCTCCCTGCGGGCGCTAGACCTCTCCTCTTGCATCTCCATCACTGACGCGAGCCTCCGAGCcgtctcctcccacctcccccgcctGACTGTCCTGCGGCTGGCCTGGTGCAAGGAGCTGACGGACGGGGGCCTGCTGGGCGTGGAGGAGCCCCGAGAG AACCTGAAGCCGGAGCCCACGGCCTGCAGCGACTCCACCTGGACCCAGGCCCCGCAGCAACCCCGGGCCTCCCTGGCGGCGCtatggcagctgcaggagctggaccTCACGGCCTGCAGCAAGCTAACCGACACCAGCATCACCCAG GTCATCCGCTTCCCGGCCCTGAGGCGCCTGTCCCTCGGCTTGCTGCCCGAGCTCACCGACGCCAGCCTGGGGGCCGTGgccgggggctgccccagcctggagcagctgtCCATGAGTCACTGCGGGAGGCTGACGGACGCTGGCTTCGTGGCGGCCGCTAGCTCTCTCCGGAGACTCCAGGACCTCGCCCTTGCTGGCTGCAGCCAGCTCACGGGCCG GACACTGGCGGCGCTCGGCAGGGAGTGCAGGCAGCTGAAGAGCCTGGACGTGTCCATGTGCCACGGGATCAGCATGGCCGACATCGAGTGCTTCCAggcccacagccccctgcagcccggcGTCCAGTCGCGCTTTGTGGGGGGGGCAGACCTTTCCTTCACCCTGTGA
- the LOC142831111 gene encoding uncharacterized protein LOC142831111 isoform X1, whose protein sequence is MESRRLPVEVITYILSFLPLADRKEASLVNRTWYFAARDSLRQESILYNIPAASASLPAIERLARWPVSCVRLASLDSSAVSRDVVQAVSSHLGPHLRSVSLRGSSLSESSFVHLLLACPRLSSLDLSGCNSLFMAGTLLSQPETLRQAQRALTHLQELDLAGLRHLSDLSFNRLTSCTPSLARLSLARCHLAFEWDPSRGAHSSPALLSFRNLLRFLKEQAGSLRALDLSGTSLTSPALGSLVRVGGLRLQELTLQHCGDLSDEAVGLLCTHQPQLTALDLTGCAELCDRAALALSTGLPALRSLRLGKLPRLTDGAFLRVAELRSLRSLDVAECSRVSGRELVKACSSPERRPPLASLSFAFCSLLTDSAVLSLARSLSGSLRALDLSSCISITDASLRAVSSHLPRLTVLRLAWCKELTDGGLLGVEEPRENLKPEPTACSDSTWTQAPQQPRASLAALWQLQELDLTACSKLTDTSITQVIRFPALRRLSLGLLPELTDASLGAVAGGCPSLEQLSMSHCGRLTDAGFVAAASSLRRLQDLALAGCSQLTGRTLAALGRECRQLKSLDVSMCHGISMADIECFQAHSPLQPGVQSRFVGGADLSFTL, encoded by the exons ATGGAGTCCCGAAGGCTCCCGGTGGAG gTCATCACCTACATCCTCAGCTTCTTGCCCCTTGCCGACAGGAAGGAGGCCTCGCTGGTGAATCGGACCTGGTACTTTGCAGCCCGGGACTCCCTGCGGCAG GAGAGCATCCTGTACAACATCCCCGCTGCCTcggcctccctgcctgccatcgAGCGCCTGGCCAGGTGGCCCGTGAGCTGCGTGCGCCTGGCCAGCCTGGACAGCTCCGCCGTCTCCCGGGACGTGGTCCAGGCCGTCTCCTCTCACCTGGGGCCGCACCTGCGGAGCGTGTCCCTGCGGGGGAGCAGCCTGAGCGAGTCGTCCTTCGtgcacctcctcctggcctgcccCCGCCTCTCCTCGCTGGACCTGAGTGGCTGCAACAGCCTCTTCATGGCCGGGACGCTGCTTTCCCAGCCCGAGACCCTGCGTCAGGCCCAGCGCGCCCTCACCCACCTCCAGGAGCTGGACCTGGCCGGCCTGCGGCACCTGTCAGATCTCAGCTTCAACCGGCTGACGAGCTGCACCCCGAGCCTGGCCCGGCTGTCGCTGGCTCGCTGCCACCTCGCCTTCGAGTGGGACCCCTCCCGCGGGGCCCACAGCTCCCCCGCCCTGCTGTCCTTCCGCAACCTCCTGCGCTTCctgaaggagcaggctggcagcctcCGGGCCTTGGACTTGAGCGGCACCAGCCTCACCTCGCCGGCTCTGGGATCCCTGGTTCGTGTGGGGGGGCTGCGCCTCCAGGAGCTCACGCTGCAGCACTGCGGCGACCTCTCCGACGAGGCCGTCGGCCTCCTCTGCACGCACCAGCCTCAGCTGACCGCGCTGGACCTCACCGGGTGCGCAGAGCTGTGCGACCGGGCCGCCCTGGCGCTGTCCACGGGCCTGCCAGCCCTGCGGAGCTTGCGGCTCGGGAAGCTCCCGCGGCTGACGGACGGGGCCTTCCTGCGCGTGGCTGAGCTGCGGAGCCTGCGGAGCCTGGATGTGGCCGAGTGCAGCCGAGTGAGCGGGCGCGAGCTGGTGaaagcctgctcctcccccgagCGCCGGCCTCCCCTGGCCTCCCTCAGCTTTGCCTTCTGCTCTCTGCTCACG GACAGCGCTGTCCTCTCGCTGGCCCGGTCCCTGAGCGGCTCCCTGCGGGCGCTAGACCTCTCCTCTTGCATCTCCATCACTGACGCGAGCCTCCGAGCcgtctcctcccacctcccccgcctGACTGTCCTGCGGCTGGCCTGGTGCAAGGAGCTGACGGACGGGGGCCTGCTGGGCGTGGAGGAGCCCCGAGAG AACCTGAAGCCGGAGCCCACGGCCTGCAGCGACTCCACCTGGACCCAGGCCCCGCAGCAACCCCGGGCCTCCCTGGCGGCGCtatggcagctgcaggagctggaccTCACGGCCTGCAGCAAGCTAACCGACACCAGCATCACCCAG GTCATCCGCTTCCCGGCCCTGAGGCGCCTGTCCCTCGGCTTGCTGCCCGAGCTCACCGACGCCAGCCTGGGGGCCGTGgccgggggctgccccagcctggagcagctgtCCATGAGTCACTGCGGGAGGCTGACGGACGCTGGCTTCGTGGCGGCCGCTAGCTCTCTCCGGAGACTCCAGGACCTCGCCCTTGCTGGCTGCAGCCAGCTCACGGGCCG GACACTGGCGGCGCTCGGCAGGGAGTGCAGGCAGCTGAAGAGCCTGGACGTGTCCATGTGCCACGGGATCAGCATGGCCGACATCGAGTGCTTCCAggcccacagccccctgcagcccggcGTCCAGTCGCGCTTTGTGGGGGGGGCAGACCTTTCCTTCACCCTGTGA